From Penaeus chinensis breed Huanghai No. 1 chromosome 18, ASM1920278v2, whole genome shotgun sequence, one genomic window encodes:
- the LOC125034545 gene encoding uncharacterized protein LOC125034545 isoform X2: MTEHFLDVEHTAGPSSHRLLMPHSSIAGSVSGLSVTSRTSRVSHATTIRSVATLTDTLKTKTGLSIPILPDAIFTNVQRGSVLAATYSIIQGLFAIVTGCFDIYSLSLAAPGSSHYGFYLFSYDFVYSGNPHVRNSLMLFGGITAFGGVCLIVTSVALLQGLRKEIEFRMEPWIWCMALFTAWRILITIYSSIVNDMVFAYHVVMCLLWLLFIGGNTFAWLVVHSFYHELCEVTRLEDVARVKMETMSSFTASRPTTPGARSEVSSKMVA, encoded by the exons ATGACAGAACACTTCTTGGACGTGGAGCATACTGCTGGTCCATCATCCCACAGACTGTT GATGCCTCACTCATCAATAGCTGGAAGTGTCTCGGGCCTGTCGGTCACCTCTCGGACGTCGAGGGTCTCTCATGCCACGACAATCCGTTCCGTGGCAACACTAACTGATACTCTGAAGACAAAGACCGGCTTGTCCATCCCCATTCTGCCCGATGCCATCTTCACCAACGTACAGCGTGGTTCCGTCCTAGCGGCAACTTATTCTATT ATTCAAGGGCTATTTGCAATTGTTACCGGATGCTTTGATATCTATTCCTTGTCACTTGCTGCCCCAGGTTCCAGCCATTATGGATTCTACTTGTTTTCTTACGATTTTGTATATTCTGGAAATCCCCATG TCCGCAATTCCCTGATGTTGTTTGGTGGCATCACAGCCTTTGGAGGAGTCTGCCTTATTGTTACCAGTGTTGCACTTCTACAAGGCTTGAGAAAG GAGATTGAGTTCCGCATGGAGCCCTGGATTTGGTGTATGGCCCTCTTCACTGCCTGGCGTATTCTGATCACCATTTATTCATCAATCGTCAATGACATGGTGTTTGCCTACCACGTAGTGATGTGTCTGCTCTGGCTTCTGTTCATCGGAGGCAACACATTTGCATGGTTGGTTGTTCACTCCTTCTACCATGAGCTGTGTGAGGTTACAAGGCTTGAAGATGTTGCCAGGGTGAAG